The Mauremys reevesii isolate NIE-2019 unplaced genomic scaffold, ASM1616193v1 Contig1, whole genome shotgun sequence genome includes a region encoding these proteins:
- the LOC120392383 gene encoding uncharacterized protein LOC120392383, protein MALLTRDQQSMIARGMKSLVSLANNLSVSNKTPDVHKEIREDAHHACEEITEVVEQLEKQLLAIDDQTVDLIDKKSQLNNELNERKLSQDLLQIQLKYSEKTNACAQEMQRTAEKHLGELKEMQKKVRQEEKWHKIARNIALLFMPLSTLMAGIVAAIFQTSLSMAQRTAQELQGAIALYETKVSEYKQNTCKCTIEKEEIEVKIEANKKRIDEINQEHSASPRKDDQKRVRKHVDFLGRLAEEVKIVKSKVQHDSDYEIAWEPLETIAEMWQDKDGQEVLNFLDQEEISALVWKLKDFTEKRAGNEA, encoded by the exons ATGGCTCTTTTGACCCGTGACCAACAAAGTATGATCGCCAGGGGGATGAAGTCTCTGGTGTCTCTGGCCAACAATCTGAGTGTTTCCAATAAAACCCCAGATGTTCACAAGGAGATAAGGGAAGATGCCCACCATGCATGTGAGGAAATTACAGAGGTGGTGGAGCAGCTGGAAAAACAGCTGCTTGCCATCGATGACCAGACCGTGGACCTGATTGACAAAAAATCACAGCTGAACAATGAATTGAATGAAAGAAAATTAAGCCAGGATCTATTACAAATCCAGCTGAAATACAGTGAGAAAACCAATGCCTGTGCCCAAGAAATGCAGAGGACAGCAGAGAAGCACCTGGGGGAGCTCAAGGAGATGCAGAAGAAGGTGAGACAAGAGGAGAAGTGGCATAAAATTGCAAGAAATATCGCCCTGTTGTTCATGCCTCTTTCCACTCTCATGG CTGGGATTGTGGCTGCCATTTTCCAGACCTCTCTGTCCATGGCTCAGAGAACAGCCCAGGAGCTGCAAGGAGCTATCGCCCTCTATGAAACCAAAGTCTCGGAATACAAACAAAATACCTGCAAATGCACCATTGAGAAAGAAGAAATTGAGGTGAAGATTGAGGCCAATAAGAAGAGAATTGACGAGATCAATCAGGAACATTCAGCATCACCAAGGAAGGACGATCAGAAGCGTGTGAGGAAACATGTCGACTTCCTGGGTCGGCTGGCCGAGGAGGTCAAGATAGTCAAGTCAAAGGTGCAGCATGACTCTGACTATGAAATTGCCTGGGAACCTCTGGAAACGATTGCAGAGATGTGGCAGGACAAAGACGGCCAAGAGGTGTTGAACTTTCTGGATCAAGAGGAAATAAGTGCCCTTGTCTGGAAACTAAAGGACTTCACTGAGAAAAGGGCTGGCAATGAGGCCTAG